In the Bacteroidota bacterium genome, TAAAATTAGTACTATTTTCAATGCTGTATTGCAATTGTTGTACATTTAGAATTTCCTTAATTAGTGTTGCAAAAATTAGGGGAACATTTGTAATATGTTCTATGTTATAGTTTACTGCTAACTTATTTGAGACTGTTTCATTTTCGTTGATTGTGGTTATAATTGAATTGCCTTTATTATCTCTGAAACATGCACCATAAAATTTAATTATTGAATCAATTGAACTCACTACATTAGTAAGTGAGCTATTGATGTCGAGACTAAATTCATTAATATCTTCATAATTGTAATTGTTTAAAATTCGGTCCTCTAAAGCTTCTTGAAAAACATTTACATAAATATTTATTAGTTCCTTTTGAATAATAACGGTTTTTAGTGGAATGTAAGTTTTAGAATTTAGTTCACTTGCAAAATTCCCTTTCAGTATTGAATTTTCAGTCTCATTAGATAAATGTTTCAAATCTTCAATAAACTGTTTTAATAATCTGTATAAGTCAATAAAATAAATAAACAGTATCGGGTCTTCAATACCTAGGTTATAATTGTATATTATTTTATTAATTTTTTTTCGCGTATTTCGCGACACATTCAATTTTCGCAGGTATATTGCCACTTCCTTGGGTTCCAATATTTTATATGCTGCCAAATATTTAGTAATATCACAAGGGCCTTCAATTGCTGATTTACTAACTTTATTTAATTCCTTTATAACGTCATCATCAATTGAAAACAATGGCTTTGTTTTAATTTTTCTTATATGTGACAAAATACTTCCTTTGTTTTTCCGGAGGATTTTAAATAGCTCTTGATTTGATTCAAGGAGTTTCGGCTTTTTTTCGAAAATCAGATAATCCGTTTTACCATTTTTAAAATAAGCTTTCGTAAATTTCGTATCAAAATCTAAAGGAGAATTTTTCATTGCCTTAGCAAAAAATGGAAAATGCCCCGGTTTTATTTGCCACTCAATAGTTGTATTGAAATGTATTTTTGGATTTAATTTTAGATAATTATCATAATTTACACCTAAATAGGAGAATGTTTCGCTAAATAAATGTGCCCCAGTTAACTCTCCTAAAGCCCATTGATTGTATAAACTATTTTTCTTTATTTGTTTATTCAAAACTTGATTTTCAATCTTATCAATTGTCAATAAACGAATACGCATCAAACATTTTGCTAATACATTTGGAGTAACATTGACACATATAATTGTAAATTCCCCCCAATTAAAAGAGTTTATTAATAAATATTTGGATACCCCAGATCTAATTAATTCACCTTCTACTAGTTTCACACATTCTTCAAACAAAATAGATCCATTGCCAATCAGCAGGCCATTGTTTATTTTTAATTGAATTATTTTAATGAATTCTGCATTAGATTCAAAAATAAAAAAAGGAGATTGAGAATTTGAAGTTGTAATTATGCCGCCAGACAGTATCTGATAAGAAACACTTTTTATGTTTTCATTATTTTTTGTAACAGGTTCAAAAACCCGTTGAGGGAATTTGAAATTATCCACAAAAGAAATAAATGCAATATCAAAATGTGAAAACAAATGAAATTTACAAGGGGTATATAGTTTTTCGGCTGCTACTATATCTTCAGCTTTTGTATCTGTGTTTAATTTCAAATATTTAATTATATTATCTCTATAATTATTGTAGAGTAACTTTAAGCTTTCAAAATACTCAGCCTCTTTACCTAAAGGATACTTCGAAAATGCTATATGGATTCCTAAATTAGATAGATTCATAATTGATAAATATTTTGTCCTTTTTAAACTCCATTTACATTTATTTTTTGTAAAAAACAGCTAACACTTTCTTCAATTAAATAACGAGCATTTAATCTCTTGATATGATATTTCATAATAAAACCGTGATTATTTTCAAATAACTTTTTTATAAAACCTATTCTTTCATCACTTTCAAACAAGTTATTTTACTATCTGTTTTTATCCTTACAAAATATAAGCCCATTGCTCCTTCCAATTGCATTTCAAGCGATGAAATGTTGAAATACTTTGTAGTGCTAAGTTCTTGCCCGAGTGAATTTAATATGCTTACTTCTGCATATTTTGTTTGCTCTTTTAAATTTATTGTTAACCTGCCAGATGTTGGGTTGGGATAAATGAGGTAATTGGGACCTAAATTTTTATTGTCGTCAATTCCAACTCCGCCAATAGTATATTTTGCAACAAATGCATCTTGCATTCCAACCGCAATAAGGTTGTTTGCGAAGGGAGGGTTAAAGTCAAGAGTATCCGCTAAACCACCAGTTACATAGAGGGATGTTTCGAATTTATCGAACATGGTTGCAGCAACGAAATTATACACCTGACTTTTTCCCATCACTTTTATGGATAAGAAAATACCACCCGAATCCAATTTTAAAATAAATATTTGGGGATAGCCAAAGTCTGCAGTATAATTAATCGTGCCAATCCCAGAATCAAAATCAGTCGTTCCTTCAAATCCACCGGTAGCATAAAGGTTTCCCGAAACATCAGTTAACAATGATTTCCAAAAAACTTCACCATGATCCGTTACATACTGAAGGTTTCTTATATAGTTTCCTGCAGAATCCAATTTTAACAAAAATCCATTAGCATTACCAAGCGTTTGTGTAAAATTATTAGCAGCTGCACCTGGATTAAAGTCAACTGAACCTGAAAAACTGCCTGAAAGCAAAAAATTTCCAAATCTATCTATGGTCGATTTTGAGAAACTAAATTTGTACTTCCTGTCGCCGCAATTTTGCCTGCCCAAATAAAATTCCCGGCTGTATCTAATTTTTCTATAAAATTATTCACTGTGCCAGTTGCAGTTAAATTAAAAACCCCGGCACCCGGATCAAAATCTATTTGATTTTCAAAAGCACCGGTGAGCCAGATGCGGTTACTTTTATCTATAACTATTGTTGTAGTGTAATCCCATCCGGTACTTCCAAATCGGTGAGCCCATTTAAAAATACCATTAGAGTTTAATTTTAAAACGTAAATATCATTATTGCCCGAGGAAACCAAATTATAAATTCCGGTATCCGGATCAAAATCAATTGTATTTGTAAAACCACCGGAAAGGAAAACATTATTGCTCTTATCAAGCGCCATTATCATCATAAAATTATCATCAGAATTACCGAAATTTTTAGCCCAGATAAAAGCGCCATTTGAATCCCATTTGCAAACAAAAAAATCAGAATTCCCATTAGATGTCAGGTGATAGCTACTTGTATCCGATCAAAATCAGCTGTTCCCTTAAAAATCCGCTAATTAGAAGATTTCCGGCTGTATCCAATATAAAAGCCCTTATTCCAACAATACCTGTTCCTTCAATTTTCTTAGCCCAAATGAAATTACCCAAAGGATCGAGTTTGGTAACAAACAAATCGCTCAAACCAAATGGCGCAATCATATTGTAAATCCCCGCACCTGGATCAAAATCAACAGTGCTTGTGAAATTTCCGGCAATTAAAATATTACCAGATTGATCCATTGCTAGAGCATTACCGGCCTCATTAGTTGCCCCACCAAAACTTTTAGCCCATTGAAAGGTTTGTGCAAATGTGTTAGTGCAAACACCTACTGTAAAAATTATTATTGTTACTAATTTTTTAAGGTTTGTTTTCATAATTGGATAAGGATTTTGTTAGTTAATTAATTTAATTGTAAAAAATGGGATGAATAAGCACTAAAGCAATTTAACTTAATTGCAAATATGTTTTTTCTTAAATCAATAATTAGTCTTATTGTTGCGACATAATTTGTGTTACTCAATTTCAAAAAATAAATTCCCATTGCAACATTTCAAACATCAATAGTAAGTTGCTGCTTAACCGAAAAACGAACATACTTTTGAGCATACAATTTTTGACTATGCATATTGTCTATTATTATTCAATTATGACTTTTTGCATCACAACCCCTTCATTATACACCAACTGCAAAATATAAATTCCTTCGGTATAACTGCTTAGATTAAGCAGTATCCTATCTGTATTTTTTAAATTTAAAATTTCCTTTGTATACACTTCTTTGCCATTTATATTTAACATTTTTAAGCGTACATTGCCTTTAATTGTTCCATCAATTTTAATGGTTAATTGTTGGCTTGCAGGGTTGGGGTATGCTATTATTTTTATTTCTTTGGTTTCTATTTCTTTCACTTTGTTGAACAAATCAATCGTAACAAAATAATCTTCCAATTCCCCGAAGGTTGAAAATGTACACGCGGCCCAAGAGAAATTATTGCCCGGAAGTGAATGACTTCTAATACGTAAACCTGTTATACCGAGGAGTGCATTTGAAGGGACCAAAAATGTAGTGGTATCCGGAACATACGCTATCGTTTGGTTAGGAAAATGAATGTACTCTCCAGTAGTAAAAGTGCCTGAATGATCATAATCAATCCATGCAGAGACATTTGTGTTGGATTTAGAACAGGTAACTAAAAGCTTGTAGCTTGATAATTGGCTAACAACACCTGTTGTATTTAGCGATGCTTCAAATATACTTTGGTTGCTTCCACTTTGCAGATTACATAATGTATCTGAATTATTGAGTGCAGTTCCAACTAGTTCAGTTTTAAGAATAAAATCAGAAGCAGCACAGGAACTGCCTCCAAGGTTATTGTAACAATAACACAGGTAACTTTTTTATAGTATACTTTTAAAATGTTGGAGTAGGCATCAATTCCACTACAATTCAAAACACATCTGTAATAAATTGTGTCGGCTAAATGCGTTGGAGTAATATTTGGATTAGTGTTATTCGCTGTCGGCAGCCAGTTTATTGCATCCAAAGAATATTGCCAATTGTAGGTTTGCCCTAAACCAGTTGAACTGCCTAAGAGTGAAATAATGGCATTATCGCTTGCACAAAGATTGTTTTTGTTTATTGTTACAAAACCAGCGGTTGGTGGGCTAACACAGGGCAATTGAGACCCTATGGTAAAAATAAAATCGCATCCAAACCAAGCTGATTTTGAGGTACATGAACCGGAAGCTGTAATAACTTCGGTTCTAGACTCACTGGTCATAAACCTAAACTCTGTAAATCCATTAAAAGCCAAGCTTGGAATGGTAAATGAAATATTATGCGAAACAAAAGGCATCAAGCTATCCGTTAGCAAGATGAATTCTGCTGATGACAAGAGACCATCGTGATTATAATCTGCCCAGATACTTGGATAATATGCCTTAATACCTGGCGTAAAATTTAAAACGTAACTCAATCCTTGAATTAAATTAGCAGTATTGGAATCAATAGGATCAAAACAAGTACTGTTATTAGATACTGAGCCACTGAACTGACAATCATAATATTTTGAATTAGTGGAATTAAAATTAAAACTAGTTCCAATAATCTTTATATCGTTAAAGGGGAGAAGTATTACCTGCAAATTTACAGGTGGCAGTCGACCCTTTGCATAAACTGCATAAATAAGCTTGCTTTTGAGTTACCTTTACAAATTCAGATGTATCAGAACTTCCGGACGAACAACTTACAATACAGCGATAATATTTTGTTGCGCTTTGATTCACAACCATAAATCGATTAATTTTTCCACTAATCGGCGACCATAGAAGGGTGTCATTTGAGGATTCCCATTTATAACTTATTCCTGCACCATAATCATTTCCAACAAGTGAAATGGTATCGTTATCAGAAGGACATACATATTTTAAATTGGAAATAGCAACTCCTGCATTGGGTGTACCAGCACAAACTGACCCGGGGCTTAAGGTAAAACGCAATCCATTTGAAGGTTTAACAGTTGGAGAAAGATTGCATTTCGCAGGTGTTCCTAAAAAAACCTGAGTTGAATCCCAGCTTGAATCAGCTTGGCACATTAAGCCATTAAATTGTCCCAACCCTTTTATTCCAACTTCAATTCCAAGTGAATCTGATATGCCATAATGATTAGTCATTGGTCCATAGTGAAATTGAATGGAATTGGTTCCTTCATTTAGTGTAAGCTGAAAATTTACTTTATAAAATTCGCCTGCATTCCAAGAGTGGAATAAATTAAATTTTTCCCATTGAATAATGAGTTTACGGGAAGGCGAAGTTCCCGATAACAAATACCTTAATCTTCCGACTCCTGATGCCTGCGGCACTAATTCCCAAGTAGATAGATCGATTCGAAAAATGGAGATAATATTTGTTGCACAACTTATCGCAGACAGTGCCATGGTAGAATACATATAATTTATACTTGTAAAACCACCACAGGTACTAATAGATTGTCCGCTATTCCCCAATTTTATCCAACCATCACTACCAATAATAAATCTGTCGAACGTATTCCCATCAAAAACAAAATTAAATCCGATAGGAAAACCAGGTAAAGGGGCGGAATTTGAAGACCCATTAAGGTTCGCCAAATTGCCAAAAAAATAGCTACTATATGGACCTACTGGTGATGAGGATTGAGTAGGTCCCAACGCTGTGCCCCCAGTAATGGTTATGTATGTTGCTGTATCCTTAGTGAAAACATAACTGCCCAATTGTGCATTGGAAAAATTTGCTTGAAAAACGCCAATTAACAAAAATAAGAGAAAGCGCGGGCGGATTTTTTTCAAGGTCAATATTTTTTTATGTAAAGAAATAAATTTAG is a window encoding:
- a CDS encoding T9SS type A sorting domain-containing protein, which encodes MGRQNCGDRKYKFSFSKSTIDRFGNFLLSGSFSGSVDFNPGAAANNFTQTLGNANGFLLKLDSAGNYIRNLQYVTDHGEVFWKSLLTDVSGNLYATGGFEGTTDFDSGIGTINYTADFGYPQIFILKLDSGGIFLSIKVMGKSQVYNFVAATMFDKFETSLYVTGGLADTLDFNPPFANNLIAVGMQDAFVAKYTIGGVGIDDNKNLGPNYLIYPNPTSGRLTINLKEQTKYAEVSILNSLGQELSTTKYFNISSLEMQLEGAMGLYFVRIKTDSKITCLKVMKE
- a CDS encoding T9SS type A sorting domain-containing protein, giving the protein MVPSNALLGITGLRIRSHSLPGNNFSWAACTFSTFGELEDYFVTIDLFNKVKEIETKEIKIIAYPNPASQQLTIKIDGTIKGNVRLKMLNINGKEVYTKEILNLKNTDRILLNLSSYTEGIYILQLVYNEGVVMQKVIIE